From the genome of Streptomyces sp. NBC_00659, one region includes:
- the aroC gene encoding chorismate synthase — MSRLRWLTAGESHGPALVATLEGLPAGVPITTEMVGDHLARRRLGYGRGARMKFERDEVTFLGGVRHGLTLGSPVAVMVGNTEWPKWDQVMAADPVDREILDGLARNAPLTRPRPGHADLAGMQKYGFDEARPILERASARETAARVALGAVARSYLKETAGIEIVSHVVELCAVKAPQGVYPTPADVEKLDADPLRCLDADTSKAMVAEVDQAHKDGDTLGGVVEVLAYGVPVGLGSHVHWDRKLDARLAGALMGIQAIKGVEIGDGFELARVPGSQAHDEIVNTPEGIRRVSGRAGGTEGGLSTGELLRVRAAMKPIATVPRALATIDVATGEAAKAHHQRSDVSAVPAAGIVAEAMVALVLADAVAEKFGGDSVTETRRNVRSYLENLAIR, encoded by the coding sequence TTGAGCAGGTTGCGCTGGCTGACCGCTGGGGAGTCCCACGGTCCCGCACTTGTCGCGACGCTGGAGGGTCTTCCCGCCGGCGTGCCGATCACGACGGAGATGGTCGGTGACCATCTGGCGCGGCGCCGGCTGGGCTATGGCCGTGGTGCGCGGATGAAGTTCGAGCGTGACGAGGTCACCTTCCTGGGTGGTGTCCGGCACGGTCTCACCCTCGGCTCGCCGGTCGCGGTCATGGTCGGCAACACCGAATGGCCCAAGTGGGACCAGGTGATGGCGGCCGACCCGGTGGACCGGGAGATTCTCGACGGTCTGGCCCGCAACGCCCCGCTGACCCGGCCGCGGCCCGGTCACGCGGATCTGGCCGGGATGCAGAAGTACGGCTTCGACGAGGCCCGCCCGATCCTGGAGCGCGCCTCGGCCCGGGAGACCGCGGCCCGCGTGGCGCTGGGCGCGGTGGCCCGCTCGTATCTGAAGGAGACGGCCGGGATCGAGATCGTCTCCCACGTCGTCGAACTCTGCGCCGTGAAGGCCCCGCAGGGTGTCTACCCCACCCCGGCCGACGTCGAGAAGCTCGACGCGGACCCGCTGCGCTGCCTGGACGCCGACACCTCGAAGGCGATGGTCGCCGAGGTCGACCAGGCCCACAAGGACGGCGACACCCTCGGCGGCGTCGTCGAGGTACTCGCCTACGGCGTTCCGGTGGGGCTTGGCTCGCACGTTCACTGGGACCGCAAGCTGGACGCCCGGCTGGCCGGTGCCCTGATGGGCATCCAGGCGATCAAGGGCGTCGAGATCGGCGACGGCTTCGAACTGGCCCGGGTGCCCGGCTCCCAGGCCCACGACGAGATCGTCAACACCCCCGAGGGCATCCGCCGTGTCTCCGGCCGCGCCGGCGGCACCGAGGGCGGTCTGAGCACCGGTGAACTGCTGCGGGTGCGTGCCGCGATGAAGCCGATCGCCACCGTGCCGCGCGCGCTGGCCACCATCGACGTCGCCACCGGCGAGGCCGCCAAGGCCCACCACCAGCGCTCCGACGTCTCCGCGGTGCCGGCCGCCGGCATCGTCGCCGAGGCCATGGTCGCCCTCGTGCTGGCGGACGCGGTGGCCGAGAAGTTCGGCGGCGACAGCGTGACCGAGACCCGCCGCAACGTCCGCTCGTACCTCGAGAACCTGGCCATCCGGTGA
- a CDS encoding shikimate dehydrogenase encodes MPARATDARRAAVLGSPIAHSLSPVLHRAAYRELGLGAWTYDRFEIDEAALPAFVEGLGPEWAGLSLTMPLKRAVMPLLDEITETAASVEAVNTVVFTEDGRRVGDNTDIPGMVAALRERGIEQVDSAAVLGAGATASSALAALARICTGEVVAYVRSRERAAEMRQWGERLGVEVRTEDWGDAEQALRAPLVIATTPAGTTDALAAAVPGRPTTLFDVLYDPWPTDLAARWSAYGGAVVGGLDLLVHQAVLQVEQMTGRHPAPLGAMRKAGEHALASR; translated from the coding sequence ATGCCAGCTCGGGCAACTGACGCTCGCCGGGCTGCCGTGCTCGGTTCGCCGATCGCGCACTCCCTCTCGCCGGTGCTGCACCGCGCCGCGTACCGGGAACTGGGCCTCGGCGCGTGGACGTACGACCGCTTCGAGATCGACGAGGCGGCGCTGCCGGCCTTCGTCGAGGGCCTCGGACCGGAGTGGGCCGGGCTGTCGCTGACGATGCCGCTCAAGCGGGCCGTCATGCCGCTGCTCGACGAGATCACCGAGACGGCCGCCTCCGTCGAGGCCGTCAACACCGTCGTGTTCACCGAGGACGGGCGGCGCGTCGGCGACAACACCGACATCCCCGGGATGGTCGCCGCGCTGCGCGAGCGGGGGATCGAGCAGGTCGACTCGGCCGCCGTTCTCGGCGCCGGCGCCACCGCTTCGTCGGCACTGGCCGCCCTCGCCCGGATCTGCACCGGTGAGGTCGTCGCGTACGTACGAAGCCGGGAGCGGGCCGCCGAGATGCGGCAGTGGGGCGAGCGCCTCGGCGTCGAGGTGCGCACCGAGGACTGGGGCGACGCCGAACAGGCGCTGCGGGCGCCGCTGGTGATCGCCACGACGCCGGCCGGGACCACGGACGCGCTGGCCGCCGCCGTACCGGGGCGCCCCACGACTCTCTTCGACGTGCTGTACGACCCCTGGCCGACCGACCTCGCCGCGCGCTGGTCCGCGTACGGCGGAGCGGTGGTCGGCGGACTGGATCTGCTCGTGCACCAGGCGGTGCTCCAGGTGGAGCAGATGACCGGGCGGCACCCGGCCCCTCTGGGTGCCATGAGAAAAGCCGGGGAACACGCGCTCGCTTCCCGCTAG
- the mltG gene encoding endolytic transglycosylase MltG, with protein sequence MTEYGRGSGSEPWHPEDPLYGDGGWGGQAADGQSAYDGGQPQHYPQQGDWGQGQQYQGQQYPPQGQHGQYPGQQQYQDQQFQGQQQYPNQGQQQYPGQGQQQYDTQGGQQYPNQGQQQYPGQGQQQFDGQGQQQYPNQGQQQYPGQGQQQYDTQGGQQYPNQGQQQYADNGTGAQSQVPYAADPADPYAGQYTAEQPDGYNTPDAYPPPEPPARRRAEPDPEPDWDPGPDQGEHAFFAGGDDDEDDLDEDDDDPKKRRGRGDRKERGGGKGKKRRNGFACLVVVMVFGGGIAGAGYFGYQYYQNRFSAAPDFAGEGSGQVPVEISKGEVGYVIGQKLKAAGVVKSVDAFVSAQAENPKGKSIQAGAYILRKGMSAKSAVALMLDPKSQNNVVVPPGARNVQVYAKIDEKLGLAKGTTSAVAKKKYKTLGLPSWANSEKDIKDPLEGFLYPLTYPAAKGMKPEVVLKSMVAQANKRYTALGLVAKAKALKLDNPLQVVTVASLVQAEGKTHDDYRKMAEVVYNRLKSTNTETNQKLQFDSTFNYLKGQSKINIGESEINSNPDPYNTYYHRGLPPGPIGNPGDDAFRAVFNPTKDGWMYFVATDGQNNTEFAKTLAQFEKLKDKFNASSGN encoded by the coding sequence ATGACTGAGTATGGCCGGGGCTCTGGCTCCGAACCGTGGCATCCGGAGGACCCGTTGTACGGGGACGGCGGATGGGGCGGGCAGGCCGCCGACGGCCAGTCCGCCTACGACGGCGGCCAGCCGCAGCATTATCCGCAGCAGGGCGACTGGGGCCAGGGTCAGCAGTACCAGGGCCAGCAGTACCCGCCGCAGGGCCAGCACGGTCAGTACCCGGGCCAGCAGCAGTACCAGGACCAGCAGTTCCAGGGGCAGCAGCAGTACCCGAACCAGGGTCAGCAGCAGTACCCGGGCCAGGGTCAGCAGCAGTACGACACCCAGGGCGGGCAGCAGTACCCGAACCAGGGTCAGCAGCAGTACCCGGGCCAGGGGCAGCAGCAGTTCGACGGTCAGGGGCAGCAGCAGTACCCGAACCAGGGGCAGCAGCAGTACCCGGGCCAGGGGCAGCAGCAGTACGACACCCAGGGCGGGCAGCAGTACCCGAACCAGGGGCAGCAGCAGTACGCGGACAACGGCACCGGCGCGCAGTCCCAGGTGCCGTACGCGGCCGACCCCGCAGACCCCTACGCGGGCCAGTACACGGCTGAGCAGCCCGACGGCTACAACACCCCGGACGCCTATCCGCCGCCCGAGCCGCCCGCCCGGCGCCGTGCCGAGCCCGACCCCGAGCCGGACTGGGACCCGGGACCGGACCAGGGCGAGCACGCCTTCTTCGCCGGCGGCGACGACGACGAGGACGACCTCGACGAGGACGACGACGACCCGAAGAAGCGCCGGGGCCGCGGGGACCGCAAGGAGCGCGGTGGCGGCAAGGGCAAGAAGCGCCGCAACGGTTTCGCCTGTCTGGTGGTCGTCATGGTCTTCGGCGGCGGTATCGCCGGAGCCGGGTATTTCGGGTACCAGTACTACCAGAATCGTTTCAGCGCGGCTCCCGACTTCGCGGGCGAGGGTTCGGGGCAAGTCCCCGTCGAGATTTCCAAGGGCGAGGTCGGTTATGTGATCGGCCAGAAGCTCAAAGCGGCCGGTGTCGTCAAGAGCGTGGACGCGTTCGTGTCCGCTCAGGCGGAGAATCCCAAGGGCAAGTCGATCCAGGCGGGCGCCTATATTCTGCGCAAGGGGATGTCGGCCAAGAGCGCCGTCGCGCTGATGCTCGACCCCAAGAGCCAGAACAATGTGGTCGTGCCTCCCGGCGCCCGCAACGTCCAGGTGTACGCGAAGATCGACGAAAAGCTCGGACTCGCCAAGGGCACGACGAGCGCCGTCGCGAAGAAGAAGTACAAGACCCTCGGGCTGCCGAGCTGGGCGAACAGCGAAAAGGACATAAAAGACCCCTTGGAGGGGTTCCTCTATCCGCTCACGTATCCCGCCGCCAAGGGCATGAAGCCCGAGGTCGTGCTGAAGAGCATGGTCGCGCAGGCCAACAAGAGGTACACGGCGTTGGGGCTCGTGGCGAAGGCGAAGGCGCTCAAGCTCGACAATCCCCTTCAGGTGGTCACGGTCGCGAGCCTGGTCCAGGCCGAGGGCAAGACGCACGACGACTACCGCAAGATGGCCGAGGTCGTCTACAACCGTCTGAAGAGCACCAACACCGAGACCAACCAGAAGCTGCAGTTCGACTCGACCTTCAATTACCTGAAGGGCCAGAGCAAGATCAACATCGGCGAGTCCGAGATCAACAGCAATCCGGACCCGTACAACACGTATTACCACAGGGGTCTGCCGCCCGGTCCGATCGGCAATCCGGGCGACGACGCCTTCAGGGCGGTGTTCAACCCCACGAAGGACGGCTGGATGTATTTCGTGGCGACCGACGGTCAGAACAATACGGAATTCGCCAAGACGCTGGCCCAGTTCGAGAAACTCAAGGACAAGTTCAATGCCAGCTCGGGCAACTGA
- the ruvX gene encoding Holliday junction resolvase RuvX, with translation MRRGRRLAIDVGDARIGVASCDPDGILATPVETVPGRDVPAAHRRLRQLVEEYEPIEVVVGLPRSLKGGEGPAAVKVRAFAQELAEGIAPVPVRLVDERMTTVTASQGLRASGVKSKKGRSVIDQAAAVVILQQALESERVSGKSPGEGVEVVM, from the coding sequence ATGCGCAGAGGACGTCGGCTCGCGATCGACGTCGGGGACGCCCGGATCGGGGTCGCCTCGTGCGACCCCGACGGGATCCTGGCGACACCGGTGGAGACGGTCCCGGGACGTGACGTCCCGGCCGCCCACCGCCGGTTGCGGCAGCTCGTCGAGGAGTACGAGCCGATCGAGGTCGTCGTCGGACTCCCTCGCTCCCTCAAGGGGGGCGAGGGTCCCGCCGCGGTCAAGGTCCGTGCTTTCGCCCAGGAGCTCGCGGAAGGGATTGCTCCTGTTCCGGTACGGCTCGTGGATGAGAGGATGACCACGGTCACGGCCAGTCAGGGCTTGCGCGCCTCGGGCGTGAAGTCGAAGAAGGGCCGGTCCGTGATCGACCAGGCGGCAGCCGTCGTCATCCTTCAGCAAGCCCTGGAATCCGAACGGGTGTCAGGCAAGTCGCCCGGCGAGGGCGTCGAAGTGGTCATGTGA
- the alaS gene encoding alanine--tRNA ligase, producing MESAEIRRRWLSFYEERGHTVVPSASLIADDPTLLLVPAGMVPFKPYFLGEVKAPWARATSVQKCVRTPDIEEVGKTTRHGTFFQMCGNFSFGDYFKEGAITYAWELLTTPQDKGGYGLDPERLWITVYLDDDEAETIWRDKIGVPAERIQRLGKKDNYWSMGVPGPCGPCSEINYDRGPEFGVEGGPAVNDERYVEIWNLVFMQYERGEGTSKEDFEILGDLPSKNIDTGLGLERLAMILQDVQNLYEIDTSMAVIKKATELTGVAYGAAPESDVSLRVVTDHMRTSVMLIGDGVSPGNEGRGYVLRRIMRRAIRNMRLLGATGPVVKDLVDVVIEMMGQQYPDLVSDRQRIETVALAEEAAFLKTLKAGTNILDTAITDTKETGGTVLAGDKAFLLHDTWGFPIDLTLEMAAEQGLSVDEDGFRRLMKEQRDKAKADARAKKSGHADLGAYRQIADAAGETDFIGYDRTEVESTVVGILVDGVSSPAATEGDEVEIVLDRTPFYAEGGGQIGDTGRIRVDTGAVIEIRDCQKPVPGVYVHKGVVQVGEVTVGAKAQAAIDVRRRTAIARAHSATHLTHQALRDALGPTAAQAGSENQPGRFRFDFGSPSAVPTAVMTDVEQQINEVLARDLDVHAEILSLDEAKKQGAIAEFGEKYGERVRVVTIGDFSKELCGGTHVHNTSQLGLVKLLGESSIGSGVRRIEALVGVDAYNFLAREHTVVAQLQELVKGRPEELPEKISAMLGKLKDAEKEIERFRAEKVLQAAAGLVESAKDVNGVALVTGQVPDGTGADDLRKLVLDVRGRIQGGRAAVVALFTLSGGKPLTVIATNEAARERGLKAGELVRAAAKTLGGGGGGKPDVAQGGGQNPAAVGDAIDAVQRLVAETAK from the coding sequence ATGGAGTCGGCTGAAATCCGCCGCCGCTGGTTGAGCTTCTACGAGGAGCGCGGTCACACCGTCGTCCCTTCGGCGTCGCTCATCGCGGACGACCCGACTCTGCTCCTGGTCCCCGCCGGCATGGTCCCCTTCAAGCCGTACTTCCTCGGTGAGGTCAAGGCTCCCTGGGCGCGCGCCACCAGCGTGCAGAAGTGCGTGCGCACGCCCGACATCGAAGAGGTCGGCAAGACCACGCGGCACGGCACGTTCTTCCAGATGTGCGGCAACTTCTCCTTCGGTGACTACTTCAAGGAAGGTGCCATCACCTACGCCTGGGAGCTGCTCACCACGCCCCAGGACAAGGGTGGTTACGGGCTCGACCCGGAGCGCCTGTGGATCACGGTCTACCTCGACGACGACGAGGCCGAGACCATCTGGCGCGACAAGATCGGCGTCCCGGCCGAGCGCATCCAGCGCCTCGGCAAGAAGGACAACTACTGGTCCATGGGCGTTCCCGGCCCCTGCGGCCCGTGTTCCGAGATCAACTACGACCGCGGCCCCGAGTTCGGCGTCGAGGGCGGCCCGGCCGTCAACGACGAGCGGTACGTGGAGATCTGGAACCTGGTCTTCATGCAGTACGAGCGCGGCGAGGGCACCTCGAAGGAGGACTTCGAGATCCTCGGCGACCTGCCCAGCAAGAACATCGACACGGGCCTCGGCCTGGAACGCCTCGCGATGATCCTGCAGGACGTGCAGAACCTGTACGAGATCGACACCTCGATGGCCGTCATCAAGAAGGCCACCGAACTGACCGGGGTCGCGTACGGCGCCGCCCCGGAGTCCGACGTGTCGCTGCGCGTGGTCACCGACCACATGCGCACCTCCGTGATGCTCATCGGCGACGGCGTGAGCCCCGGCAACGAGGGCCGCGGCTATGTGCTGCGCCGCATCATGCGCCGCGCCATCCGCAACATGAGGCTGCTCGGCGCCACCGGTCCGGTCGTCAAGGACCTCGTCGACGTCGTCATCGAGATGATGGGCCAGCAGTACCCGGACCTGGTCAGCGACCGGCAGCGGATCGAGACCGTGGCCCTCGCCGAGGAGGCCGCCTTCCTCAAGACGCTGAAGGCCGGCACGAACATCCTCGACACGGCCATCACCGACACCAAGGAGACCGGCGGCACGGTCCTCGCCGGCGACAAGGCGTTCCTGCTCCACGACACCTGGGGCTTCCCGATCGACCTCACCCTCGAGATGGCCGCCGAACAGGGCCTCTCGGTGGACGAGGACGGCTTCCGCCGGCTCATGAAGGAGCAGCGGGACAAGGCCAAGGCCGACGCCCGGGCCAAGAAGTCCGGCCACGCCGACCTCGGCGCCTACCGTCAGATCGCCGACGCCGCCGGCGAGACCGACTTCATCGGCTACGACCGCACCGAGGTCGAGTCGACGGTCGTCGGCATCCTCGTCGACGGCGTCTCCTCCCCGGCCGCCACCGAGGGCGACGAGGTCGAGATCGTCCTCGACCGCACCCCGTTCTACGCCGAGGGCGGCGGCCAGATCGGTGACACGGGCCGCATCCGGGTCGACACCGGTGCCGTCATCGAGATCCGCGACTGCCAGAAGCCCGTCCCGGGCGTGTACGTCCACAAGGGCGTCGTCCAGGTCGGCGAGGTCACCGTAGGCGCCAAGGCCCAGGCCGCCATCGACGTACGCCGTCGTACGGCCATCGCCCGCGCCCACTCGGCCACCCACCTGACGCACCAGGCGCTGCGCGACGCCCTCGGCCCGACGGCCGCCCAGGCCGGTTCCGAGAACCAGCCCGGCCGCTTCCGCTTCGACTTCGGCTCCCCGTCCGCCGTCCCGACGGCCGTGATGACCGACGTCGAGCAGCAGATCAACGAGGTGCTCGCCCGGGACCTGGACGTGCACGCCGAGATCCTGAGCCTGGACGAGGCGAAGAAGCAGGGCGCCATCGCCGAGTTCGGCGAGAAGTACGGCGAGCGCGTCCGCGTCGTGACCATCGGCGACTTCTCCAAGGAGCTGTGCGGCGGCACCCACGTGCACAACACCTCCCAGCTCGGCCTGGTCAAGCTGCTCGGCGAGTCGTCCATCGGCTCCGGCGTGCGACGCATCGAGGCCCTGGTCGGCGTCGACGCGTACAACTTCCTGGCCCGTGAGCACACGGTCGTCGCCCAGCTCCAGGAACTGGTCAAGGGCCGCCCGGAGGAGCTTCCGGAGAAGATCTCCGCCATGCTCGGCAAGCTGAAGGACGCCGAGAAGGAGATCGAGAGGTTCCGCGCGGAGAAGGTCCTCCAGGCCGCCGCCGGTCTCGTCGAGTCCGCCAAGGACGTCAACGGAGTGGCCCTGGTCACCGGTCAGGTCCCGGACGGCACGGGCGCCGACGACCTGCGCAAGCTGGTCCTCGACGTGCGCGGCCGCATCCAGGGCGGACGGGCCGCCGTCGTGGCCCTGTTCACCCTGTCGGGCGGCAAGCCGCTGACGGTCATCGCCACCAACGAGGCCGCCCGTGAGCGCGGCCTCAAGGCCGGCGAGCTGGTCCGGGCCGCCGCCAAGACCCTCGGTGGCGGCGGTGGCGGCAAGCCGGACGTCGCCCAGGGCGGTGGCCAGAACCCCGCCGCCGTCGGCGACGCCATCGACGCGGTGCAGCGCCTCGTCGCCGAGACGGCCAAGTAA
- a CDS encoding DUF6167 family protein: protein MFRRTFWFTAGAAAGVWATTKVNRKLKKLTPESLAAQAANKAIDAGHRLKEFALDVRDGMAQREAELGEVLGLNAHPDPELPTQRRIAAIGGEQSGDNKQIKYIDNTTYSYNRNEDH, encoded by the coding sequence ATGTTCCGCCGTACGTTCTGGTTCACCGCGGGCGCAGCCGCGGGTGTATGGGCCACCACCAAGGTCAACCGCAAGCTCAAGAAGCTGACCCCCGAGAGCCTCGCGGCACAGGCCGCGAACAAGGCGATCGACGCGGGCCACCGGCTCAAGGAGTTCGCCCTCGACGTCCGCGACGGGATGGCCCAGCGAGAGGCCGAACTCGGCGAGGTGCTCGGTCTGAACGCGCACCCGGATCCCGAACTGCCCACGCAGCGCCGCATCGCCGCGATCGGCGGCGAGCAGTCGGGCGACAACAAGCAGATCAAGTACATCGACAACACGACGTACTCGTACAACCGGAATGAGGACCACTGA